In Hyphomicrobium denitrificans 1NES1, one DNA window encodes the following:
- a CDS encoding HpcH/HpaI aldolase/citrate lyase family protein, protein MASTRTPAKHFSPLAIGAPEPYRILPVKLERMIHFVPPHNEKIRAKIKDLAAQVDVVLGNLEDAVPLDQKENARKGFIQMLRDNDFGGTGIWTRINCLNSPWMLDDVTEIVANVGNKLDVVMLPKVEGPWDIHYLDQLLAQLEAKHGVKKPILIHAILETAEGVNNVEAIAAASPRMHGMSLGPADLAASRGMKTTRVGGGHPDYGVLADPGKDAAAARTFYQQDLWHYTIGKMVDACQAYGLKAFYGPFGDFSDLAACEAQFRNAFLQGCLGAWTLHPSQIEIAKRVFSPDPAEVKFAKRILDAMPDGTGAVMLDGKMQDDATWKQAKVIVDLAKIVAAKDPERAALYGVL, encoded by the coding sequence ATGGCCTCGACACGCACGCCCGCTAAACATTTCTCCCCTCTCGCTATCGGCGCGCCTGAGCCCTACCGCATCCTCCCCGTCAAGCTCGAGCGGATGATCCATTTCGTGCCGCCCCATAACGAGAAGATCCGCGCCAAGATCAAGGATCTTGCGGCGCAGGTCGACGTCGTTCTCGGCAATCTCGAAGATGCGGTACCGCTCGATCAGAAAGAGAACGCGCGCAAAGGTTTCATCCAGATGCTGCGCGACAATGATTTCGGCGGAACCGGCATCTGGACACGCATCAATTGCTTGAACTCGCCATGGATGCTGGACGACGTGACCGAGATAGTCGCCAATGTCGGAAACAAGCTCGACGTCGTCATGCTGCCGAAGGTCGAAGGGCCGTGGGACATCCACTATCTCGATCAGCTTCTGGCGCAGCTCGAAGCCAAGCATGGTGTCAAGAAGCCGATCCTCATTCACGCCATCCTGGAAACGGCGGAAGGGGTCAATAACGTCGAAGCAATCGCAGCGGCATCGCCTCGCATGCATGGCATGAGCCTTGGGCCGGCCGACCTCGCGGCTTCGCGCGGCATGAAGACAACTCGCGTCGGCGGCGGCCATCCCGATTACGGTGTGCTCGCGGACCCTGGCAAAGATGCAGCTGCAGCCCGCACCTTCTACCAGCAGGATCTCTGGCACTACACGATCGGCAAAATGGTCGACGCCTGCCAAGCCTATGGACTAAAGGCCTTTTACGGTCCGTTCGGAGATTTTTCCGATTTGGCGGCCTGCGAGGCGCAGTTCCGTAACGCTTTCCTTCAGGGCTGTCTCGGAGCCTGGACGTTGCACCCCTCGCAGATCGAGATCGCCAAGCGTGTCTTCTCGCCCGATCCGGCCGAAGTCAAATTTGCCAAGCGTATCCTCGACGCCATGCCTGACGGCACCGGCGCCGTCATGCTCGACGGCAAGATGCAGGACGACGCCACCTGGAAGCAGGCGAAGGTCATCGTCGATCTGGCGAAGATCGTCGCTGCCAAGGACCCGGAACGGGCGGCGCTCTACGGCGTGCTCTGA
- a CDS encoding isovaleryl-CoA dehydrogenase: MIEVANQPPPLEDYNLFESDAVLHEAVGREGATWAEPALSALGARLGSADTIALGADANRNAPVLRAFDRYGTRIDEVDFHPSWHALLGLAMETGLHSSPWAEPRRGAHVARAAGCYMLAQIESGVYCPVSMTYGSVPTLQRAPQIAADWLPRLFSRTYDRRFRPAAEKTSALIGMAMTENQGGSDLRTNVSRAEPYDVDGERRYYRLNGHKWFMSAPMCDAFLVLAQTGVGPTCFLVPRWKPDGTRNTIRIRRLKDKLGNRSNASSEVEFENTHAELLGEEGRGIPTIIEMGNYTRLDCAIGSSGLMRQAVAQAIHHAQYRTTFQKHLIDHALMANVLADLAIEAEAATLLALRLAQAYDEEGEAAVTFRRVATPAAKFWICKRAPTFAAEAMEVLGGNGYVEDFNLARIYREVPVNSIWEGSGNIMCLDVLRALARASLAVGVLADEMRDAATADRRLARFIDRMRAAAASAHDEAQARSFVRDLVVALQASLLIRHAPQMVADAFCASRLGGGSGAFGMLPPGVDTRRIVARAAPMLH, translated from the coding sequence ATGATCGAAGTCGCCAACCAGCCGCCGCCACTGGAAGATTATAATCTCTTTGAAAGCGACGCGGTGCTGCACGAGGCCGTCGGCCGCGAAGGGGCGACCTGGGCAGAACCCGCCCTTAGTGCACTTGGCGCGCGCCTCGGTAGCGCAGACACGATAGCCCTCGGCGCGGACGCCAATCGCAACGCGCCGGTACTGAGAGCTTTCGACCGCTATGGGACGCGCATCGATGAAGTCGATTTCCATCCCTCATGGCATGCGCTGCTGGGGCTCGCGATGGAGACGGGTCTTCATTCGAGCCCCTGGGCGGAGCCGAGACGCGGCGCGCATGTCGCGCGCGCCGCCGGATGCTACATGCTCGCTCAGATCGAAAGCGGTGTTTATTGCCCCGTTTCTATGACGTACGGTTCGGTGCCGACGTTGCAGCGCGCGCCGCAGATTGCAGCGGATTGGTTGCCACGCCTGTTTTCGCGCACCTATGACCGGAGGTTCCGGCCTGCCGCAGAGAAAACCTCGGCGCTCATCGGCATGGCGATGACCGAAAACCAAGGCGGCTCCGATCTTAGAACCAACGTCTCACGCGCCGAGCCTTACGATGTGGATGGAGAGCGGCGTTACTATCGGCTCAATGGTCACAAGTGGTTCATGTCAGCGCCGATGTGCGATGCATTTCTCGTGCTGGCGCAGACGGGAGTTGGGCCGACATGTTTTCTCGTGCCGCGATGGAAGCCCGACGGCACGCGCAACACCATCCGCATTCGCCGTCTCAAGGATAAGCTTGGAAACCGCTCGAATGCGTCGAGCGAGGTCGAGTTCGAGAACACGCACGCCGAGCTTCTGGGGGAGGAAGGCCGAGGGATTCCGACCATCATCGAAATGGGCAACTACACGCGGCTCGATTGCGCCATAGGCTCTTCCGGGCTCATGCGCCAAGCCGTGGCCCAAGCCATTCACCACGCGCAATACCGCACGACATTCCAGAAGCACCTGATCGACCACGCGCTGATGGCCAATGTTCTCGCCGATCTCGCGATCGAAGCCGAAGCGGCGACGCTCCTGGCGCTGCGTCTTGCGCAAGCCTACGATGAAGAGGGCGAGGCCGCGGTCACATTCCGTCGGGTCGCAACGCCCGCTGCGAAATTTTGGATCTGCAAGCGCGCTCCGACTTTTGCCGCCGAAGCGATGGAAGTTCTCGGCGGCAATGGCTACGTCGAAGACTTCAATCTGGCTCGCATCTACCGCGAGGTCCCCGTCAATTCGATCTGGGAAGGGTCCGGCAACATCATGTGTCTCGATGTGCTGCGGGCCCTTGCGCGGGCGTCGCTCGCCGTCGGCGTTTTGGCCGATGAAATGCGCGACGCCGCAACCGCCGACCGCCGGTTGGCGCGGTTCATCGATCGCATGCGTGCGGCCGCCGCGTCCGCGCACGATGAGGCGCAGGCCCGCAGTTTTGTCCGCGATCTCGTTGTCGCATTGCAGGCGTCATTACTTATCCGGCATGCGCCGCAAATGGTCGCCGACGCATTCTGTGCGTCGCGGCTGGGCGGCGGCTCCGGCGCATTTGGAATGCTTCCTCCTGGCGTCGACACGCGCCGCATCGTCGCCCGCGCCGCTCCCATGTTGCATTGA
- a CDS encoding DMT family protein has product MIPPSILPIVLLTMSNVFMTTAWYGHLKFTDRSLWLVVLVSWGIAFFEYCLAVPANRYGHAIYSAAELKTMQEVITLIVFAVFSVVYLKEAITINHAVGFALIAAGAFFVFKGPL; this is encoded by the coding sequence ATGATCCCCCCATCCATTCTGCCCATCGTCCTCTTGACGATGTCGAACGTGTTCATGACCACAGCCTGGTACGGCCATCTCAAATTCACCGACCGATCTTTGTGGCTCGTGGTGCTGGTGAGCTGGGGAATAGCTTTTTTTGAATATTGCTTGGCGGTGCCGGCAAATCGCTACGGCCACGCCATCTATTCGGCCGCCGAATTGAAGACGATGCAGGAAGTGATCACCCTCATCGTCTTCGCAGTCTTTTCGGTCGTCTATTTGAAGGAAGCAATTACGATCAATCACGCGGTCGGTTTTGCGCTGATCGCCGCCGGCGCCTTCTTCGTGTTCAAGGGGCCGCTGTAA
- a CDS encoding DUF883 family protein: MASTSSSSYGSSGSVEDIKGRARQTVDAANEAAGDAKQQVEEMAGNVKGAIDRSVKEQPLTTLLVAAAVGFVVGALWKS; this comes from the coding sequence ATGGCATCGACATCCTCATCTTCATACGGATCTTCCGGCTCGGTCGAAGACATCAAGGGGCGCGCCCGGCAGACCGTCGACGCCGCAAACGAAGCCGCCGGAGATGCGAAACAGCAGGTCGAAGAAATGGCCGGCAACGTCAAGGGCGCTATCGACAGGTCCGTCAAGGAGCAGCCGCTGACGACGCTCCTCGTCGCGGCGGCTGTCGGCTTCGTTGTCGGCGCTCTGTGGAAGTCCTAG
- a CDS encoding lysophospholipid acyltransferase family protein — MVRIVPLDVATHFSAWCWRRLAPIISPKRHNRALDNLRIAFPEKSEAERNAIALEHWENLGRVMAETMRIDQVVADPSRLTIRNPKVFQRYARKLGPIIGASLHMGNWELAIWPLTIAETNPACVYRSVNNPYIDRYLRYQRRDLYPGGMFGRGKVEGEHGESQKTARIIMDFVRRGGQLGVVCDLYDRTGLPVPFFGKDARTVAIPAMIARRAGARIWMSRCIRIGKDSRFEIELKELRIPRTANHGEDVKWATAEMTRQFEEWVREMPEQWMWSNRRWS, encoded by the coding sequence ATGGTTCGCATCGTGCCGCTCGACGTCGCGACGCACTTTTCCGCGTGGTGCTGGCGCCGCTTAGCCCCCATCATCAGTCCGAAACGACACAACCGTGCGCTCGACAATCTGCGCATCGCCTTTCCAGAAAAGTCGGAAGCCGAACGCAACGCGATTGCACTCGAACATTGGGAAAATCTCGGTCGTGTCATGGCCGAGACGATGCGCATCGACCAAGTCGTCGCCGATCCATCCCGACTGACGATCAGGAACCCGAAAGTTTTTCAGCGCTACGCCAGAAAGCTCGGCCCGATCATCGGCGCTTCGCTGCACATGGGAAACTGGGAGCTCGCGATTTGGCCTCTGACGATCGCAGAAACAAACCCGGCTTGCGTTTATCGTTCGGTCAATAATCCCTATATCGATCGCTATCTGCGCTATCAGCGCCGCGATCTCTATCCGGGCGGCATGTTCGGCCGCGGCAAGGTTGAAGGCGAACATGGGGAATCGCAGAAAACCGCGCGCATTATCATGGATTTCGTTCGTCGCGGCGGACAACTCGGAGTCGTTTGCGATCTCTATGACAGAACGGGCTTGCCGGTGCCGTTCTTCGGCAAAGACGCGCGCACCGTCGCTATTCCGGCGATGATCGCACGACGCGCCGGCGCGCGTATCTGGATGTCGCGCTGCATACGTATCGGCAAGGACAGCCGCTTCGAAATCGAGCTCAAGGAGCTTCGAATTCCACGCACCGCCAACCACGGCGAGGATGTCAAATGGGCGACTGCGGAAATGACCCGCCAGTTCGAAGAATGGGTCCGCGAAATGCCCGAGCAATGGATGTGGTCCAACCGGCGCTGGAGCTAA
- a CDS encoding FAD-dependent monooxygenase, producing the protein MNYEATFDVAVVGAGPAGLAAGFACAEAGLRTTVVGPHADARDGRTAALLDGSINLLKRLGVWERVASASTPLRAIRLVDATGALVRAPEVVFEASEIGLPAFGYNIPNATLTSAFEAVSHPRLTRLVDPKATVSDLAGTHAVLSTSTGLAIKARLLVAADGRESPTRTSAGIRTSSWSYPQTAIVTTFAHSRPHRGVSTELHRPQGPLTVVPGPGNTSNLVWVEAPGEAERLVALDDESFNRELTAHVGALLGVLSDLMPRRAFPLSGRTASVLGQSRVVLVGEAAHVIPPIGAQGLNLGFRDAATIAEVADEAMRAGEDIGGEQVLSNYDHLRRGDVAFRIFAVDLLNRSLLSSVPGIHLARGFGLFALATSRRLRARVMREGIMPSIGDLSFMRPLHRSGEIPAARP; encoded by the coding sequence TTGAATTACGAAGCGACCTTCGACGTTGCAGTTGTCGGTGCCGGCCCCGCTGGACTTGCCGCCGGCTTCGCATGTGCGGAAGCGGGGTTGCGGACAACCGTCGTCGGTCCGCACGCCGACGCGCGGGACGGGCGCACGGCGGCGCTCTTGGACGGCTCTATCAACCTGCTGAAAAGGCTTGGTGTTTGGGAACGGGTTGCATCGGCGTCGACGCCTCTGAGGGCCATACGCTTAGTCGATGCGACAGGTGCGCTTGTCCGTGCCCCTGAGGTCGTATTCGAGGCGTCCGAAATTGGCCTTCCGGCCTTCGGCTATAATATTCCCAACGCAACCCTGACATCTGCGTTCGAAGCCGTGTCGCACCCGCGATTGACGCGCCTGGTCGACCCGAAGGCAACGGTATCCGATCTGGCTGGAACCCACGCCGTGTTGTCGACTAGCACCGGGCTCGCAATCAAAGCCCGTCTGCTTGTGGCGGCCGACGGCCGGGAATCGCCAACCCGAACCTCCGCCGGCATCCGGACGTCGAGTTGGTCATACCCTCAAACGGCTATCGTCACGACATTCGCGCACTCACGCCCTCACCGCGGCGTCTCAACCGAGTTGCACCGGCCGCAGGGGCCGCTGACGGTCGTCCCCGGTCCTGGCAATACCTCAAACTTGGTTTGGGTTGAGGCGCCCGGAGAGGCCGAGCGCCTCGTCGCCCTCGATGACGAGAGCTTCAACCGCGAACTGACGGCGCACGTCGGCGCTCTGCTTGGCGTTCTCTCCGACTTGATGCCGAGGCGCGCATTTCCGCTGTCAGGACGCACCGCTTCTGTCCTCGGCCAGTCGCGCGTAGTGCTTGTCGGCGAGGCGGCGCACGTTATCCCGCCTATCGGGGCGCAAGGCCTAAATCTCGGATTTCGTGACGCCGCGACAATCGCAGAAGTCGCGGACGAAGCCATGCGCGCCGGGGAGGATATCGGCGGAGAGCAGGTGCTCTCGAACTACGATCACTTGAGGCGCGGCGACGTGGCATTCCGCATATTTGCGGTCGATCTGCTCAATCGATCGCTTCTTTCTTCAGTTCCCGGCATCCATCTTGCGCGTGGTTTCGGGCTTTTTGCGCTCGCGACCAGCCGTCGGCTACGCGCCCGCGTGATGCGCGAAGGCATCATGCCGAGTATAGGCGACCTCTCATTTATGCGGCCGTTGCATCGAAGCGGGGAAATTCCGGCAGCCCGGCCTTGA
- a CDS encoding porin: MKSVFTLSCSRLALLAAFGLAMSFTQASAADLGGNCCADLEERIAELEATTARKGNRKVSLTISGWVNEAVFLWDDGTERNAYVGTNALEQSRFRFVGEAQIMPGYSAGYTLEIGAQGDPSNKWDQLGPSSSSANALVVRKSNWWLKSKDYGKVTVGLEGTATYHLLDDADGANTRNVSDAQAAAVYQGNFFLRSGVAGVNALRWSDVLRGVDNGTEGQNGRRNIVRYDSPTIAGFVLTASWGEDDQAGVSLTYKGKWGDFNILAKGGWEKSTDENLTGCAPFSSGGAGDAQDCEWFGGAATVMHVPTGLYVYGGAGQTIDHGVQLISASAEDTSTMWFIQGGIEQKWTPLGKTTIFGEYRHDDVGSRTNKAFGAGLDAGYVHNGDMNFWAAGLVQNIDAAAMDLYVMYRHADGDLTNSVNVTADLDAFDMVITGARIQF; encoded by the coding sequence ATGAAATCGGTATTCACGCTATCTTGTAGCCGTCTTGCGTTGTTAGCGGCATTCGGGCTTGCAATGAGCTTCACGCAAGCCTCCGCAGCTGATCTGGGCGGCAACTGCTGCGCTGATCTCGAAGAGCGCATCGCCGAGCTCGAAGCGACGACGGCCCGCAAGGGTAACCGCAAGGTCTCGCTGACGATTTCGGGCTGGGTTAACGAAGCTGTTTTCCTGTGGGATGACGGCACGGAACGCAATGCCTACGTCGGCACGAACGCGCTCGAGCAGTCGCGTTTCAGATTCGTCGGCGAAGCTCAGATCATGCCAGGGTATTCCGCCGGTTATACGCTTGAAATTGGCGCGCAGGGCGATCCGTCGAACAAGTGGGATCAACTTGGTCCATCTAGCTCATCAGCCAACGCATTAGTCGTTCGTAAGAGCAACTGGTGGCTGAAGAGCAAAGATTACGGCAAGGTCACGGTTGGTCTTGAAGGCACTGCCACGTATCACCTTCTCGACGACGCCGACGGCGCGAATACCCGCAACGTTTCGGACGCTCAGGCTGCTGCAGTGTATCAGGGCAATTTCTTCCTGCGCAGTGGTGTTGCGGGCGTAAACGCACTGCGCTGGAGCGACGTCCTGCGTGGCGTCGATAACGGCACGGAAGGCCAGAATGGCCGCAGAAATATCGTCCGTTACGATTCGCCGACGATTGCCGGTTTTGTCTTGACCGCCTCTTGGGGTGAAGACGATCAGGCCGGCGTGTCGCTGACTTATAAGGGGAAGTGGGGCGACTTCAACATCCTCGCCAAAGGCGGCTGGGAGAAGAGCACCGACGAGAATCTGACTGGGTGCGCACCGTTTAGCTCTGGGGGTGCTGGTGATGCTCAGGACTGCGAGTGGTTTGGTGGTGCTGCGACCGTCATGCACGTGCCGACCGGCCTTTACGTCTATGGCGGTGCTGGTCAGACCATCGACCATGGTGTTCAGCTAATCTCGGCTTCCGCGGAAGATACGAGCACCATGTGGTTCATCCAGGGCGGTATCGAACAGAAGTGGACCCCGCTCGGCAAGACGACGATCTTCGGTGAGTACCGGCATGACGACGTTGGATCGAGGACCAACAAGGCCTTCGGCGCCGGCTTAGATGCAGGTTACGTCCACAATGGCGATATGAACTTCTGGGCGGCCGGCCTGGTGCAGAATATCGACGCCGCTGCGATGGACCTCTACGTCATGTACCGCCATGCGGATGGCGACTTGACGAATTCGGTCAACGTTACAGCCGATCTCGACGCCTTCGATATGGTCATCACAGGCGCACGCATTCAGTTCTGA
- a CDS encoding FtsB family cell division protein: protein MLLACLTSTAYFVYHARYGRHGFEARNRLMERSALLDFEIKGLESVRAKLRLDVALLSPEVPNSDLIEEIARDVLGYVRSNDKIVASR, encoded by the coding sequence GTGTTGCTTGCCTGCCTGACGTCGACAGCCTATTTCGTCTATCATGCGCGCTACGGTCGTCATGGATTTGAGGCTCGCAATCGCCTCATGGAGCGTTCGGCGCTTCTTGACTTCGAAATCAAGGGCCTTGAGTCCGTGCGGGCGAAACTCCGGCTCGACGTGGCGCTCCTCTCGCCGGAAGTTCCCAATTCCGATCTGATTGAAGAAATCGCGCGCGATGTGCTCGGCTATGTCCGTAGCAACGACAAGATTGTCGCTTCACGATAG
- a CDS encoding DUF5076 domain-containing protein, whose product MSNLQDTERPLELDIPDGVPEAQQAVELIRAWVADGALMVTINGEALGDQLQDWGRLLAQIGHHVAHSAALNGQKGERQSLDEIRKGFDAMLPRNESKLSGKVRRRSVH is encoded by the coding sequence ATGAGCAATCTCCAAGACACCGAACGACCACTGGAACTCGATATCCCGGATGGCGTTCCGGAAGCCCAGCAGGCAGTCGAGTTGATTCGAGCGTGGGTCGCAGACGGTGCGCTGATGGTCACCATCAACGGCGAAGCTCTCGGCGATCAATTGCAGGATTGGGGGCGTCTCCTCGCCCAAATCGGCCACCACGTCGCGCATTCGGCCGCGCTCAACGGCCAGAAAGGCGAGCGGCAATCGCTCGATGAGATTCGCAAGGGCTTTGACGCCATGCTGCCTAGAAACGAGTCGAAGCTATCCGGAAAAGTCCGCCGACGTAGCGTCCACTAG
- a CDS encoding GlsB/YeaQ/YmgE family stress response membrane protein, translating into MDERTRDLLVFAAIGIVAGFFASFVVGGHGLIRYLVTGIIGAFVGGYLFKALGINLGIGNAFVSQVVTAAIGAIIIVLLARLIA; encoded by the coding sequence ATGGATGAGCGAACGCGTGATCTCCTTGTTTTCGCGGCTATCGGCATCGTCGCCGGGTTTTTCGCATCTTTTGTCGTCGGCGGTCACGGGCTGATCCGTTACCTCGTGACAGGCATCATCGGTGCTTTCGTCGGCGGCTATCTATTCAAGGCACTCGGCATCAATCTCGGAATTGGCAACGCTTTTGTTTCGCAAGTCGTCACGGCAGCGATCGGCGCAATCATCATCGTTCTATTGGCGCGGCTCATTGCATAA
- a CDS encoding type II toxin-antitoxin system RatA family toxin yields MPSFKTTRHVPFSANQMFALVADVERYPEFLPLCTGLSVLSRRPLGEGEELTARMNVGYKAIAESFTTRVVTKPREKRIDVSYLNGPFKRLVNHWAFIDDAAGTGSTIDFFIDYEFHSMLMGALVGAMFDQAFRRFAVAFEERAGHVYGKPKPGAEKNQS; encoded by the coding sequence ATGCCATCATTCAAAACCACACGACACGTTCCCTTTTCGGCCAATCAGATGTTTGCGCTGGTCGCCGACGTCGAGCGCTACCCTGAGTTTCTGCCGCTTTGTACCGGTCTTTCGGTCCTGTCGCGGCGACCGCTTGGCGAGGGTGAGGAGCTCACAGCACGCATGAATGTCGGCTACAAGGCGATTGCCGAAAGTTTCACGACGCGTGTCGTCACGAAGCCGAGAGAGAAGCGGATCGACGTCAGCTATCTCAACGGACCGTTCAAGCGGCTCGTCAATCACTGGGCCTTCATCGACGACGCCGCGGGAACGGGATCGACGATCGATTTCTTCATCGACTACGAGTTCCATTCGATGCTGATGGGGGCGCTTGTCGGAGCCATGTTCGATCAAGCGTTTCGCCGGTTCGCTGTGGCCTTCGAGGAGCGAGCCGGGCACGTCTATGGAAAGCCGAAGCCTGGCGCAGAGAAAAATCAGTCCTAG
- a CDS encoding pentapeptide repeat-containing protein codes for MTHSRVRTFRMDVRYLTALVATALWACPGVAAELTAHDVAALLFKAAPGNRPALGSKNLKRLDLAGLDFKSADLSKSDLFGADLSGADLSSTNLSGAMLDRVTLIGARLDGANLDHASLMRPSTTTTLTPSPGETMSFKSASLRGAKFFGVFAGSNFAGADLTDSVCAPINKTGFIEYIWRTDFSGANLTGAQLTRADMTQTRLSFAVLKNAVMRDAILREADLSGANLSGADLSGADLTDADLSDADVTGANLEGAKLHAAKGLDTLKGLALARNFEKTVR; via the coding sequence ATGACGCACTCGCGCGTGCGGACCTTCAGGATGGATGTCCGCTATCTTACCGCGCTCGTGGCAACAGCTTTATGGGCTTGCCCTGGCGTTGCGGCCGAGCTGACAGCGCACGACGTCGCGGCGCTTCTTTTCAAGGCGGCTCCCGGCAACCGGCCGGCACTCGGCAGCAAAAACCTGAAACGCCTTGATCTTGCGGGCCTCGATTTTAAAAGCGCCGATCTCAGTAAATCGGATCTGTTTGGAGCCGACCTTTCCGGAGCCGATCTCTCCAGCACGAATCTCTCGGGCGCAATGCTCGACCGCGTCACGCTGATCGGAGCCCGCCTCGACGGCGCAAATCTCGATCATGCAAGCCTGATGCGACCGTCGACCACGACGACGCTGACGCCGAGTCCTGGCGAGACGATGAGCTTCAAATCCGCGTCGCTCAGAGGCGCGAAATTCTTCGGTGTCTTCGCGGGATCGAATTTTGCAGGCGCCGATCTTACCGACTCCGTTTGCGCTCCCATTAACAAGACGGGCTTTATTGAATACATCTGGCGAACGGATTTTTCGGGCGCCAACCTGACTGGCGCACAATTGACGCGAGCCGACATGACACAAACGCGCTTGAGCTTCGCGGTGCTCAAAAACGCGGTGATGCGTGATGCCATTCTGCGCGAAGCCGATCTCTCCGGGGCAAACCTGAGCGGCGCAGATTTATCAGGCGCTGACTTGACCGACGCCGATCTAAGCGACGCCGACGTTACCGGCGCAAACCTCGAAGGGGCCAAACTCCATGCCGCAAAGGGTCTCGATACATTGAAGGGCCTGGCGCTCGCACGAAACTTCGAGAAGACTGTTCGCTAG
- a CDS encoding CinA family protein, giving the protein MFPSDILVSAGRVVAKLRAAHLKITTAESCTGGLIAGAITTVAGSSYVFDQGFVTYANSAKTAMIGVDAGLIREYGAVSAEVGRAMADGALKAAAADVAVAVTGIAGPGGGTPEKPVGLVFIGIAFRKAPSHVQRFEFGDIGREGVRLATVREALVLLERVG; this is encoded by the coding sequence GTGTTCCCATCCGACATTCTGGTTAGCGCAGGGCGGGTCGTTGCCAAATTACGCGCTGCGCACCTCAAGATTACCACGGCAGAGAGTTGCACGGGCGGGCTCATAGCCGGCGCGATCACGACGGTCGCCGGATCGTCCTACGTTTTCGATCAGGGTTTCGTGACCTACGCCAACTCCGCCAAAACCGCGATGATCGGTGTCGATGCCGGTTTGATACGCGAGTACGGCGCCGTCAGTGCAGAGGTTGGCCGCGCCATGGCTGACGGTGCCCTAAAAGCAGCCGCAGCCGACGTCGCAGTGGCGGTCACCGGCATTGCCGGTCCGGGGGGCGGAACGCCAGAGAAGCCGGTCGGCCTGGTTTTCATCGGAATTGCTTTCCGAAAAGCGCCGAGCCACGTGCAGCGATTCGAATTCGGCGATATAGGTCGTGAGGGCGTTCGCCTCGCGACCGTCCGCGAAGCCTTGGTGCTACTCGAAAGGGTTGGCTAA
- a CDS encoding MarR family winged helix-turn-helix transcriptional regulator yields the protein MPHTLDRPPADAAISTIAETTAEMCLATRVRQLSRIVTRVYDDALRPLGITASQYTLLAQLASRDGITAVEIGHELDIEKSTLSRNLKRLLALGHIIMDPPAGRRGRGLHLTPKGQAVLKDAYPIWQDAQKRTVGAMGSDSRTVLDSLLSHAEVLAAA from the coding sequence ATGCCCCACACTCTTGACCGTCCACCCGCCGATGCCGCGATCAGCACCATCGCCGAGACGACCGCCGAGATGTGCCTTGCGACCCGTGTGCGTCAGCTTTCGCGCATCGTCACGCGCGTCTACGATGATGCCTTGCGCCCACTCGGCATCACTGCGAGCCAATACACCTTGCTCGCCCAGTTAGCCTCACGTGACGGAATCACTGCCGTCGAGATCGGACACGAACTCGATATCGAGAAATCGACACTTTCGCGCAACCTCAAGCGCCTTCTGGCGCTTGGCCATATCATCATGGATCCGCCCGCCGGACGGCGTGGCCGCGGTCTGCACCTTACGCCCAAAGGTCAGGCCGTTCTAAAGGATGCATATCCGATATGGCAGGACGCACAGAAGCGGACGGTCGGGGCCATGGGCTCCGACAGTCGGACTGTCCTCGACAGCTTGCTTTCACATGCCGAGGTCCTAGCCGCGGCCTGA